From Veillonella dispar, one genomic window encodes:
- a CDS encoding ATP-binding protein, which yields MTYFDSIIGQDSIKAHLSELVSRNALPHSLLFYGEAGLGKLDMAIGLASLLLGRQVFSQPKGEAYLADVKEARLANGEMEKRIEAEGLPIYMDKGDAFWIRPMKTTLKVEQWYSLLQDHLSVAGNGNRVVIVEDFHTANAVMANAMLKTIEEPPEQVYFIIITNKINTVLPTIISRCMGVGFNSVDIDTIRTALVERGITGDIEQALLAGHGNPQLVEKLATQGRIEMLELAVKVMDTLAFETRWFSMISLACESLPRESLSELMHWLRLVSRDMMALKMGAQDGQLQVPMYKTQLLRLLPRWSMQALAKVITETLQAERALRLHIKTALVVDGLCIALHDAREED from the coding sequence ATGACATATTTTGATTCTATAATTGGTCAAGATTCGATCAAGGCACACCTATCGGAACTTGTAAGTCGTAATGCATTACCGCATAGCCTTTTGTTTTATGGTGAAGCAGGTCTTGGTAAGCTAGATATGGCCATAGGTCTAGCGTCTCTATTGTTGGGACGCCAAGTATTTTCTCAACCAAAGGGAGAAGCGTATTTAGCAGATGTAAAAGAAGCACGTCTTGCCAATGGTGAGATGGAAAAACGCATCGAAGCAGAAGGTTTACCTATCTATATGGATAAGGGAGATGCCTTTTGGATTCGCCCTATGAAGACGACACTAAAGGTAGAGCAGTGGTATTCATTATTGCAAGATCATCTGTCAGTAGCGGGGAATGGTAACCGCGTTGTCATTGTGGAGGACTTTCACACGGCCAATGCAGTCATGGCAAATGCTATGCTAAAAACCATTGAAGAACCACCTGAGCAGGTATATTTCATTATTATTACGAACAAGATTAATACTGTATTGCCAACCATCATTTCAAGATGTATGGGCGTAGGATTTAACAGTGTTGATATAGATACGATTCGCACAGCCCTCGTAGAGCGTGGCATCACAGGTGATATTGAACAAGCTTTATTAGCCGGTCATGGTAATCCGCAGTTAGTAGAAAAATTGGCTACGCAAGGTCGCATTGAAATGCTTGAGTTAGCCGTTAAGGTAATGGACACCCTTGCCTTTGAAACGCGATGGTTTTCTATGATTTCCTTAGCTTGTGAAAGTTTGCCTCGTGAAAGCCTATCAGAGTTGATGCACTGGTTGCGTCTCGTAAGTAGAGATATGATGGCTCTTAAGATGGGTGCACAAGATGGACAATTACAAGTACCTATGTACAAAACTCAATTATTACGATTATTACCGCGCTGGTCTATGCAAGCATTGGCTAAGGTTATTACCGAAACATTGCAAGCAGAACGGGCTTTGCGTTTACATATAAAAACCGCTCTCGTGGTGGACGGTCTTTGTATCGCCCTTCATGATGCTCGGGAGGAGGACTAA
- a CDS encoding dTMP kinase, with translation MGTLIILEGGDGSGKATQTKLLVERLTKEGHAVKSVSFPNYDSGAAMPIKMYLAGEFGKDVHDVNPYVASSMYAIDRFASFRTDWEQFYKNGGIIIADRYTTSNMVHQMVKYDDLKERTAFLDWLEDFEFNKFGLPTPDAVCLLDMPLEVSEALMAERTGKTGGNTGDIHEGNHQYLVAVHDAYEELVKRYGWHRIPCATKDNASQYALRTIEEIHNDVYQAVVNLLP, from the coding sequence ATGGGGACTTTAATCATACTAGAAGGTGGAGATGGCAGCGGTAAGGCTACACAAACTAAACTATTAGTAGAGCGATTAACCAAGGAAGGTCATGCAGTTAAATCTGTAAGCTTTCCGAATTATGATAGCGGTGCTGCTATGCCTATAAAAATGTATCTAGCTGGAGAATTTGGCAAAGATGTGCATGATGTAAATCCTTATGTGGCAAGCTCCATGTACGCTATCGATCGCTTTGCTTCCTTTAGAACTGATTGGGAACAGTTCTATAAAAATGGTGGTATCATTATTGCAGATCGTTATACTACATCTAATATGGTGCACCAAATGGTAAAATATGACGATTTGAAGGAACGTACTGCATTTTTAGATTGGCTTGAAGACTTTGAGTTTAATAAATTTGGCTTGCCTACACCTGATGCGGTATGTCTCTTAGACATGCCTCTTGAAGTGAGTGAAGCCCTTATGGCAGAGCGCACTGGTAAAACGGGAGGTAATACAGGGGATATTCATGAAGGAAATCATCAGTATTTAGTAGCTGTTCACGATGCTTATGAAGAGCTAGTAAAACGCTACGGATGGCACCGAATTCCTTGTGCAACTAAAGACAATGCAAGTCAATATGCATTACGCACTATTGAAGAAATTCATAACGATGTATATCAAGCAGTAGTAAATCTACTACCTTAG
- a CDS encoding aminotransferase class I/II-fold pyridoxal phosphate-dependent enzyme translates to MSNQEKMPFVEALESYKEQHFVPFHTPGHKIGVEAPQLLKDWMGPALPYDLGVMYALDDLHEPEGVLKEAQDLTAELYGADHCWFSINGTTALIEAMIMGTVGPDETIIIPREAHRSVISGLVLSGAKPVYMDCQFDDRWGIPIGVSVEDAIKTMDAHPEAKAILLVYPNYYGVGVDIVKIVKEAHKRGMVVLVDEAHGPHLPFSENLPVEAIAAGADLVAQSTHKSVGSLTQTSWLLGQGDKINQRRITQMHQMLQSTSPNYIFLASLDMARHQLATEGKALISRTVELSLYLRHELNKISGITTMEYRDIEDRVVNYDCTKVLIDAKELGLTGVAFERMLREHRIEVELVQAHHVLVLITIGDTKESITALIQAVRSISDTVLSTSHESNDTKDENLQNLSKDSALLPEPIVRVTPRNAMYANREQVRLQDALHRIAGETIAYYPPGIPCVAVGEVISESVLQYIENRKALGYVPNGADDMTLETIWVLQE, encoded by the coding sequence ATGAGCAATCAAGAGAAAATGCCTTTTGTAGAGGCTTTAGAATCATATAAGGAACAACATTTTGTGCCTTTTCATACACCTGGTCATAAGATTGGTGTTGAAGCGCCTCAGTTACTAAAAGACTGGATGGGACCGGCACTGCCATATGATTTAGGTGTTATGTATGCCTTAGATGACTTACATGAACCAGAAGGGGTATTAAAGGAAGCACAAGACTTAACAGCTGAGTTATATGGCGCTGATCACTGTTGGTTTTCCATCAATGGCACTACGGCCTTAATTGAAGCGATGATTATGGGGACTGTAGGTCCTGATGAAACGATTATCATTCCTCGAGAAGCACATCGCTCTGTTATAAGTGGATTAGTGTTATCTGGTGCGAAGCCTGTTTATATGGACTGCCAATTTGATGATCGGTGGGGTATCCCTATAGGTGTATCAGTGGAGGATGCTATTAAAACCATGGATGCTCATCCAGAGGCTAAGGCGATTCTCTTAGTGTATCCAAACTATTATGGTGTAGGTGTAGATATTGTAAAGATCGTAAAAGAAGCGCATAAACGAGGGATGGTTGTTCTTGTTGATGAAGCGCACGGACCTCATTTACCATTTTCAGAAAATTTACCTGTTGAAGCCATTGCGGCAGGTGCAGACTTAGTGGCACAAAGCACGCATAAATCGGTAGGTTCTTTGACGCAAACCTCTTGGCTATTAGGCCAAGGGGATAAAATCAATCAGCGTCGCATTACGCAAATGCATCAAATGCTACAAAGCACTAGTCCCAATTACATATTCCTTGCCTCCTTAGATATGGCGCGTCATCAATTAGCCACCGAAGGTAAGGCGCTAATAAGTCGAACCGTAGAATTGAGCCTATATTTGCGTCATGAGCTCAATAAGATTTCAGGTATTACTACTATGGAATACAGAGACATAGAAGATCGAGTGGTAAACTATGACTGTACCAAGGTACTCATCGATGCTAAAGAACTAGGTCTTACAGGTGTTGCATTTGAACGGATGTTACGAGAACATCGTATTGAGGTGGAGTTAGTACAAGCTCATCATGTACTAGTACTCATTACCATTGGCGATACAAAAGAGTCAATAACTGCTCTTATTCAAGCAGTACGGTCTATCAGCGATACGGTGTTAAGTACATCTCATGAATCAAATGATACGAAGGATGAGAATTTGCAAAACCTTAGCAAAGATTCAGCTTTATTGCCTGAGCCTATTGTAAGAGTAACGCCTCGTAATGCTATGTATGCCAATCGGGAGCAAGTACGGTTACAAGACGCACTTCATCGTATAGCAGGAGAGACAATTGCTTATTATCCTCCAGGGATTCCTTGTGTAGCAGTAGGTGAAGTGATTAGTGAGTCTGTGTTACAATATATAGAGAATCGTAAGGCTCTAGGTTATGTACCGAATGGGGCTGATGATATGACATTGGAAACAATTTGGGTGTTACAGGAGTAA
- the pth gene encoding aminoacyl-tRNA hydrolase yields the protein MKLVVGLGNPGKQYEATKHNIGFMVIDAIADSVPHTPWKEEQRAEVCSITVDGEKVLLVKPQTFMNASGESVGPLMRYYKIDPSDVYCIYDDMDLPVGKLRIRPNGSSGGHNGIKSLISHIGTENFPRFRVGIGRPLPQWTVIDHVLAPFSEESQEKVQKGIKDTVKAVLGTLEVGIDKGMNLFNPKRRPQR from the coding sequence TTGAAATTAGTAGTAGGCCTTGGTAATCCAGGCAAGCAATATGAAGCGACAAAACATAATATTGGATTTATGGTTATCGATGCCATTGCCGATAGCGTACCTCACACGCCTTGGAAAGAGGAACAACGTGCAGAGGTGTGCAGTATTACTGTAGATGGTGAGAAGGTATTGCTTGTAAAGCCACAAACATTTATGAATGCCAGTGGTGAATCTGTAGGTCCGTTGATGCGGTATTATAAGATTGACCCATCTGACGTGTATTGCATTTATGATGATATGGATTTACCGGTAGGCAAATTACGTATTCGACCAAATGGTAGTTCTGGTGGGCATAATGGGATTAAATCCTTAATCTCCCATATAGGCACAGAAAACTTTCCGCGTTTCCGCGTAGGTATTGGTCGTCCATTACCACAATGGACTGTCATTGACCACGTGTTAGCACCATTTAGTGAAGAATCACAAGAGAAAGTACAAAAAGGTATCAAAGATACAGTAAAGGCTGTATTAGGTACTTTAGAGGTGGGCATAGACAAAGGGATGAATCTGTTTAATCCTAAGCGTCGTCCACAGCGATAA
- a CDS encoding ribose-phosphate diphosphokinase: MAFEDGKKLKIFTGNANPALAKEICDYLGLPLGEAFVGRFNNGEVQIMIDESVRGKDVFIIQPTSYPVNDNLMELMVMADALKRASARHITAVVPYYGYARQDRKTRGREPITAKLVANLMQTSGITRLVTIDLHAGQIQGFFDVPVDHLYGASILAKYINEKNLEDVIVVSPDLGGVTRARDLADRIGAPIAIIEKKRPEPGVAKVMNLIGDVKGKNCIIVDDIVDTAGSLVEGAKALEEFGAKSVMAAVTHAVLTDPASERIANSNIKELIVTNTMPLPENCKLDNVTQLSVAPLLGEAIMRIFHEVSVSNLFDK; the protein is encoded by the coding sequence ATGGCATTTGAAGACGGCAAAAAACTTAAAATTTTCACAGGTAATGCGAATCCTGCATTGGCAAAGGAAATTTGTGATTATTTAGGTTTGCCTTTAGGTGAAGCATTTGTAGGTCGCTTTAACAATGGCGAAGTACAAATTATGATTGATGAAAGCGTACGTGGCAAAGATGTATTTATCATTCAACCAACTAGCTATCCTGTAAACGACAATTTGATGGAATTAATGGTTATGGCTGATGCGTTAAAACGCGCTTCTGCACGCCATATTACTGCTGTAGTACCTTACTATGGCTATGCTCGCCAAGACCGTAAGACTCGTGGCCGTGAACCAATTACTGCAAAATTAGTAGCAAACTTGATGCAAACTTCTGGTATTACACGTCTTGTAACAATTGACTTACATGCAGGTCAAATTCAAGGCTTCTTTGATGTGCCAGTAGATCATTTATATGGTGCATCCATTTTAGCTAAATACATTAATGAAAAAAATCTTGAAGATGTGATTGTTGTATCTCCAGACCTTGGCGGTGTAACTCGTGCTCGTGATTTGGCTGACCGCATCGGTGCGCCAATCGCAATTATCGAGAAAAAACGTCCTGAACCAGGCGTAGCTAAAGTTATGAATCTTATTGGCGATGTAAAAGGTAAAAACTGCATCATCGTTGACGATATTGTAGATACAGCAGGTTCCCTTGTAGAAGGCGCTAAAGCATTAGAAGAATTTGGTGCAAAATCTGTTATGGCTGCTGTTACCCATGCTGTATTAACAGATCCAGCAAGTGAACGCATTGCAAACTCTAACATTAAAGAGCTAATCGTAACAAACACAATGCCATTACCAGAAAATTGCAAATTAGACAATGTAACGCAATTATCTGTAGCTCCATTATTGGGCGAAGCAATTATGCGTATCTTTCATGAAGTTTCAGTAAGTAATTTATTTGATAAATAA
- the glmU gene encoding bifunctional UDP-N-acetylglucosamine diphosphorylase/glucosamine-1-phosphate N-acetyltransferase GlmU gives MNIASLILAAGKGTRMKSKLPKVLHKVGGKAMVERVLETVQSIGTNRDVVIVGFGGDAVQNYLGDRAEFVRQEEQNGTGHAVKMAQPVLGDYDGTILLLCGDTPLVTKESLEALLEEHKNSGAAATILTAHMPNPTGYGRIIRNEEGSVVRIVEQKDGKPEELAVQEVNTGMYAFDSQKLWPCLDQLSDDNAQGELYITDVVGILVNGGDKVSAYMTKDFEESLGVNSRLQLAEAEAILKHRKNVELMTAGVTIIDPANTYVAPEVTVGADTILHPGTILEGNTVIGERCEIGPHTRLTNVKVGNDTIIHFTYGHDCEVKDGVDVGPYVHLRPNTVLGNKVHVGNFVEVKNSNVGEGTKFPHLSYIGDSDVGSGVNIGCGTITVNYDGKVKHRTTIGDGAFVGCNSNLVAPVTVGNYSYVGAGSTITKNVPDKALAVGRSKQIVKENWVTDDTFKKK, from the coding sequence ATGAATATTGCAAGCCTTATTTTAGCTGCTGGTAAGGGCACGCGCATGAAGTCTAAATTGCCAAAGGTATTGCACAAGGTTGGCGGTAAGGCGATGGTAGAGCGCGTTCTTGAAACGGTTCAGTCTATCGGTACAAATCGCGATGTGGTTATCGTAGGCTTTGGCGGTGATGCTGTTCAAAATTACTTGGGTGACCGCGCTGAATTCGTTCGTCAAGAAGAGCAAAATGGTACAGGTCATGCTGTAAAAATGGCTCAACCAGTGCTTGGCGATTATGATGGTACTATCTTATTACTTTGTGGCGATACACCACTTGTTACAAAAGAAAGTTTAGAAGCACTGTTAGAAGAACATAAAAATTCTGGTGCAGCAGCGACAATTTTAACAGCTCATATGCCGAATCCAACAGGTTATGGCCGTATTATCCGCAATGAAGAAGGCTCTGTAGTTCGCATTGTAGAGCAAAAAGATGGTAAACCAGAGGAATTAGCTGTTCAAGAAGTTAATACAGGCATGTATGCTTTTGATAGTCAAAAATTATGGCCTTGCTTAGATCAATTATCTGATGATAATGCACAAGGTGAATTGTATATTACCGATGTAGTTGGTATTCTTGTAAATGGTGGCGACAAGGTAAGCGCTTATATGACTAAAGACTTTGAAGAGTCTCTAGGCGTAAACTCTCGCTTGCAATTAGCGGAAGCCGAAGCTATTTTGAAACATCGTAAAAATGTTGAGCTAATGACAGCTGGTGTTACTATTATTGATCCAGCCAATACTTATGTAGCTCCAGAGGTAACAGTAGGAGCTGATACAATCTTGCATCCTGGCACAATCCTCGAAGGAAATACTGTCATTGGTGAGCGCTGTGAAATTGGTCCACATACTCGTTTGACGAATGTAAAAGTAGGTAATGATACGATTATCCACTTCACATATGGTCATGACTGCGAAGTAAAAGACGGTGTAGATGTAGGTCCATATGTTCACTTGCGCCCTAATACCGTGCTTGGTAATAAGGTTCATGTAGGTAACTTCGTAGAGGTTAAAAACTCCAATGTTGGGGAAGGTACTAAGTTCCCACATCTTTCCTATATCGGCGACAGCGACGTAGGCTCTGGTGTTAATATTGGCTGCGGTACGATTACTGTAAACTATGATGGTAAAGTTAAACATCGTACGACAATTGGCGATGGTGCTTTTGTAGGCTGTAATAGTAATTTAGTAGCTCCTGTAACAGTAGGTAATTATAGCTATGTAGGTGCAGGTTCTACCATTACTAAAAATGTACCAGATAAGGCGTTAGCCGTAGGCCGTAGCAAGCAAATTGTGAAAGAAAATTGGGTAACTGATGATACTTTCAAAAAGAAATAA
- the purR gene encoding pur operon repressor, producing MDKVRRVERMVAMTKLLVDSPQKLIPLNYFCDFFGMAKSTVSEDLTCVRQSMEHFQLGTLETVAGVAGGVRFIPHRKGTQANDILRDVQTRLMEPDRIIPGGFIYMSDILYDWHVMTRLGEIIMTRFMDRNPDYILTVETKGIPLAVMVARAFNKPLVIARRDSKVTEGSAISINYVTGSSGRIQTMTLTKRAIPPNARVLIIDDFMKAGGTAKGLKELVLEMSGVVVGTGVLVATAEPNPKLIDDYESLFTFYGIDENTKKINIEPVFDEE from the coding sequence ATGGATAAAGTACGGCGTGTGGAACGCATGGTGGCAATGACTAAATTGTTAGTTGATTCACCGCAAAAATTGATTCCTTTAAATTATTTCTGTGACTTCTTTGGCATGGCAAAGTCTACAGTTAGTGAAGACTTAACCTGTGTGAGACAGTCTATGGAGCATTTTCAACTTGGTACATTAGAAACCGTAGCTGGCGTAGCAGGCGGAGTGCGTTTTATTCCTCATCGTAAGGGTACTCAGGCTAATGATATTTTACGAGATGTGCAAACTCGCTTGATGGAGCCAGATCGTATTATTCCTGGTGGGTTTATTTATATGTCTGATATCTTATATGATTGGCATGTAATGACACGCCTTGGGGAAATCATTATGACCCGTTTTATGGACCGCAACCCTGATTATATTTTGACCGTTGAAACAAAGGGGATTCCGTTAGCTGTCATGGTAGCACGAGCTTTCAATAAACCTCTCGTCATTGCTCGTCGTGATAGTAAGGTAACAGAAGGGTCTGCTATTAGTATCAACTATGTAACAGGATCTTCTGGTCGTATTCAAACGATGACGCTAACAAAGAGAGCGATTCCTCCCAATGCTAGGGTTTTAATTATCGATGATTTTATGAAAGCAGGGGGCACTGCAAAAGGTCTTAAAGAACTTGTCTTAGAAATGAGTGGTGTCGTTGTTGGGACCGGTGTTCTTGTAGCAACGGCAGAGCCAAATCCAAAATTAATCGATGATTATGAATCACTATTTACGTTCTATGGGATTGATGAAAATACAAAGAAAATCAATATAGAACCAGTATTTGATGAAGAATAA
- a CDS encoding peptidoglycan-binding protein, producing the protein MVKKIIIACTLVCMTTMVSSVSLAKTIDRGQRGHHVSKVQTMLKHQGFLHDSVDGIYGHNTEQAVRKFQKSKGLAVDGRVGPSTMNALEKMETRYGGHGTELSHNGVPNKYSRVLTMQASAYSAQDPGNGNYTATGSRLKKGIVSVDPKLIPLGTRLYIEGYGYAVADDVGGAIKGHRIDLAYDSRSEALQFGRQTVKVYVL; encoded by the coding sequence ATGGTTAAGAAAATAATTATCGCATGTACGCTTGTTTGTATGACTACAATGGTATCTTCCGTATCATTGGCAAAAACGATTGATCGGGGACAACGGGGGCACCATGTTAGCAAGGTGCAAACCATGTTAAAGCATCAAGGTTTTTTACATGATTCTGTAGATGGTATTTACGGTCATAATACGGAACAAGCTGTACGGAAATTTCAAAAGTCAAAGGGACTCGCTGTAGATGGTCGCGTTGGTCCTAGTACGATGAATGCTTTAGAAAAGATGGAGACTCGTTATGGTGGACATGGTACAGAATTAAGTCATAATGGTGTACCAAATAAATACTCTCGCGTTTTAACTATGCAAGCTAGTGCTTATTCTGCTCAAGATCCTGGCAATGGTAATTATACGGCTACAGGTAGTCGCTTAAAGAAGGGCATCGTATCTGTAGATCCAAAATTAATTCCATTAGGTACGCGATTATACATTGAAGGTTATGGTTATGCTGTAGCTGATGATGTTGGTGGCGCTATCAAAGGTCATAGAATTGACTTAGCTTATGATTCTCGTTCTGAAGCATTGCAGTTTGGTCGTCAAACTGTGAAGGTTTACGTTTTATAA
- the nhaA gene encoding Na+/H+ antiporter NhaA, protein MERIFVFLRSPGSATAVLLGATLIALIVANSPLATQYMSLVNLKLGPLTTMEWVNDALMAIFFLFVGLEVKRELVSGELNTNAKRIMPGIAALFGVLVPAIIYYLIAGSSEVYVHGWAIPTATDIAFAIGVITALGSRVPNSMKVFLTALAVIDDLIAIIVIAIFYASNLNLFYLFGAVVVTGLLIYCNRSGYVRSLSYIILGLILWYCILRSGLHATMAGVILAMTIPERGKIGRKYVRPMQHWEHYLSNWVSFVIVPIFAFFNAGVSLAGFGVADLTHPVVLGVALGLILGKQIGIFGAMFGMIKLGIVPMPAEANWKFIYGTSIVCGIGFTMSIFVSVLAFDPGHAQEMAKGGVLIGSIISAVIGYIYLRIIGAKRKECHIGVYHNC, encoded by the coding sequence ATGGAACGGATATTTGTATTTTTACGTTCTCCTGGTTCGGCGACTGCTGTTCTACTAGGAGCTACACTTATTGCATTAATCGTAGCAAACTCTCCATTGGCGACACAGTATATGTCACTTGTTAATTTGAAACTAGGTCCACTAACAACTATGGAGTGGGTAAATGATGCATTAATGGCGATTTTCTTCCTCTTTGTTGGGTTAGAAGTAAAGCGTGAATTGGTAAGTGGCGAGCTTAATACGAATGCAAAGCGTATTATGCCAGGTATTGCTGCATTATTTGGTGTGTTAGTACCTGCTATTATTTATTATCTTATTGCAGGCTCTAGTGAAGTGTATGTTCATGGTTGGGCTATTCCAACAGCGACAGACATTGCTTTTGCTATAGGTGTTATAACTGCATTGGGATCTAGAGTTCCTAACTCTATGAAGGTCTTTTTGACCGCCTTAGCTGTTATTGATGATTTGATTGCTATTATCGTTATTGCTATATTCTATGCATCAAATCTGAATCTTTTCTATTTATTTGGTGCCGTTGTTGTAACGGGTTTATTGATTTACTGTAATCGGTCTGGTTATGTTAGATCTTTATCCTATATCATTCTTGGTTTGATTCTATGGTATTGTATACTTCGCTCTGGATTACATGCTACTATGGCCGGTGTAATCTTGGCGATGACAATTCCAGAACGCGGTAAGATTGGTCGTAAATATGTTAGACCAATGCAACATTGGGAACATTATTTATCTAACTGGGTAAGCTTTGTGATTGTTCCTATTTTTGCTTTCTTTAATGCCGGTGTAAGTCTTGCTGGATTCGGTGTAGCAGATTTAACACATCCTGTTGTTTTAGGTGTTGCACTAGGCCTTATTTTAGGTAAACAAATCGGTATCTTTGGTGCTATGTTTGGGATGATCAAGTTAGGTATTGTACCTATGCCAGCAGAAGCTAACTGGAAATTTATTTATGGTACCTCCATTGTATGTGGTATTGGTTTTACTATGAGTATATTTGTTTCTGTTTTAGCTTTTGATCCAGGTCATGCTCAAGAGATGGCTAAGGGTGGCGTATTAATAGGTTCCATCATTTCTGCCGTTATTGGCTATATTTACTTACGCATTATTGGTGCTAAGCGTAAGGAATGCCATATAGGTGTATATCATAACTGCTAA
- the nhaA gene encoding Na+/H+ antiporter NhaA yields the protein MNYIKAFIQSESSGGIMLLLAAILGVITANSPLAEQYFALMHVYWGPMDILEWVNDGLMALFFLYVGLEIKSEMISGELNTNSKRVLPLLAAFAGVVTPALVYFLIAGSVPEYTHGWGIPTATDIAFAIGVIMMLGKRVSQAMKAFLSALAVIDDLIAIIVIAIFYGAGVDFPYLIGAAIVTGALWYTNKQGYVRPVLYGVLGAVLWYFVLKSGVHATIAGVVLAMTIPATGKLDGETVYPMHKWADKLKHWVNFLIIPLFSFLNAGVSFADVSVDHLFHPVVLGVSLGLILGKQFGIFSAVFVLVKSKIIKMPTNTTWPEVYGTAIVCGIGFTMSLFVATLAFPPGVNQEMAKIGIFIGSIISGLLGAIVLILAYKIRTFKHK from the coding sequence ATGAATTATATAAAAGCATTTATTCAGTCTGAATCATCTGGCGGTATTATGCTCTTACTTGCCGCTATTCTTGGTGTTATTACAGCAAATTCTCCTCTAGCAGAACAGTATTTCGCCTTAATGCATGTGTATTGGGGACCTATGGATATACTGGAATGGGTTAATGATGGGTTAATGGCACTCTTTTTCCTATATGTAGGGCTAGAGATTAAATCAGAAATGATTTCTGGCGAATTGAATACAAATTCAAAAAGAGTATTACCACTCTTAGCTGCTTTTGCAGGTGTTGTTACACCTGCTTTAGTATATTTCTTAATTGCTGGTTCTGTCCCTGAGTATACCCATGGATGGGGGATTCCAACAGCTACAGATATTGCATTTGCCATAGGTGTTATTATGATGCTTGGTAAACGTGTATCTCAAGCTATGAAAGCTTTTCTTTCTGCCTTAGCTGTTATTGATGATTTAATTGCTATTATCGTTATAGCTATCTTCTACGGTGCCGGCGTAGATTTCCCGTATTTGATTGGTGCTGCTATCGTAACAGGCGCATTGTGGTATACTAATAAACAGGGGTATGTGAGACCTGTATTATATGGTGTATTGGGTGCAGTTCTTTGGTATTTTGTATTAAAGTCTGGCGTTCATGCAACTATTGCTGGGGTTGTCTTAGCTATGACAATTCCTGCAACAGGTAAACTCGATGGTGAAACAGTATATCCTATGCATAAATGGGCAGATAAACTGAAGCATTGGGTTAATTTTTTAATTATTCCTTTATTTAGTTTCTTAAATGCAGGGGTATCCTTTGCTGATGTTTCAGTAGATCATTTATTCCATCCTGTTGTACTAGGCGTTTCATTAGGCCTTATTTTAGGTAAACAGTTTGGTATTTTCTCTGCAGTTTTCGTTTTAGTTAAATCTAAGATTATCAAGATGCCTACTAATACAACATGGCCAGAGGTTTATGGTACTGCCATCGTTTGTGGTATTGGTTTTACTATGAGCTTATTTGTAGCTACATTGGCATTTCCACCTGGTGTTAATCAAGAAATGGCTAAAATTGGTATCTTTATAGGTTCTATTATTTCTGGTTTATTAGGTGCTATAGTTTTAATTTTGGCATATAAAATAAGAACTTTTAAGCATAAATAA